One Clostridiisalibacter paucivorans DSM 22131 DNA segment encodes these proteins:
- the lexA gene encoding transcriptional repressor LexA: MRTKSPKRMKEIIDFVNEYTNHYRTSPSTREIAKVVKTDNGTVYRYLVEMDERGMLEYNGKEIITPTIKKMENDMIQAAVLGSVSCGIPLLEEEHIESYVSLPAKFFGKGDYFILRANGDSMIEAGIEDGDLVVVRKQEEANEGQIVVALLEDGSTTLKRLYLDRGNKCVRLQSENKNMSDIITANCSIQGVAIKIMKDLI, translated from the coding sequence ATGAGAACAAAAAGTCCAAAACGTATGAAAGAAATAATTGATTTTGTAAATGAATACACAAATCATTATAGGACTTCTCCTTCTACCAGAGAAATTGCAAAAGTTGTAAAAACTGATAATGGTACTGTATACCGTTATCTTGTAGAGATGGATGAAAGAGGTATGCTCGAATACAATGGTAAAGAAATCATAACGCCAACCATTAAAAAAATGGAAAATGACATGATACAAGCGGCTGTCTTAGGATCTGTATCTTGTGGAATTCCACTTTTAGAGGAAGAGCATATTGAAAGTTATGTATCCTTACCTGCAAAATTTTTTGGTAAGGGAGACTATTTTATCCTTAGAGCCAACGGAGATTCTATGATAGAAGCAGGAATTGAAGATGGAGATTTGGTAGTTGTGAGGAAACAAGAAGAAGCTAATGAAGGTCAGATTGTTGTTGCTCTTCTAGAAGATGGAAGCACTACATTAAAAAGATTGTATCTAGATAGAGGAAATAAGTGTGTAAGACTTCAATCTGAAAACAAAAATATGTCAGATATAATAACTGCTAACTGTTCTATTCAAGGGGTAGCTATAAAAATTATGAAAGATTTAATTTAA
- a CDS encoding sigma-70 family RNA polymerase sigma factor codes for MKENRKNYYLFVGDKKVDVTEKIYKEYWSETNRENYLKRLDKKNKLSYFSEFAIEEKDRNIEERFADKSIDIEKLVAVKMQIAALHEALNKLNPEERELIQALFFQEIPQRDLAKKLNISQGAVFRRKEKTLKKLKEFLIDWE; via the coding sequence ATGAAAGAAAATAGAAAGAATTACTATCTCTTTGTAGGAGATAAAAAGGTAGATGTAACAGAGAAAATTTATAAAGAATATTGGAGTGAAACCAATAGAGAAAATTATCTTAAAAGGCTAGATAAAAAGAACAAACTAAGTTATTTCTCAGAATTTGCTATAGAAGAAAAAGACAGAAACATTGAGGAGAGATTTGCAGATAAAAGTATTGACATCGAAAAATTAGTGGCTGTAAAAATGCAGATTGCAGCACTTCATGAAGCCTTGAATAAGTTAAACCCTGAAGAAAGGGAACTTATTCAGGCTCTTTTTTTTCAGGAAATACCACAAAGAGACTTGGCTAAAAAGCTGAATATAAGTCAAGGAGCTGTCTTTAGAAGAAAAGAAAAAACCTTAAAAAAGTTAAAGGAATTCTTAATAGATTGGGAGTAA
- a CDS encoding recombinase family protein, whose product MNKTKAYMYLRLSRDDGDEGESNSITNQRELIKSYADKAGFKIVKEFIDDGYTGSNFDRPDFKRMLNDLEKKDCKTIIVKDLSRFGRDYIESGKFLQKTFPQMGVRFISVNDNYDSENADVSDTHLILPIKNFINDSYCRDISMKVKSSQKTKRQRGEFIGAFAPYGYKKNKKQKNHLIIDRKVSHIIRKIFEMKIEGYSSKAIADELNKLGVQTPGAYKESEGSNFTTGFATNKSKWQAKMINRIIENRIYIGVLEQGKRTKLNYKSNKEIKVLEEDWIKVEGTHESIVTETMFNVANKMMGRDILNRKSKPDFLTGLLYCADCGNQLIRRKQKTKDSYRNYYICGLYNRGNACSRHSIREEDILSSLDFILKQHIKYQEELFARIRGTDLSKTEYELDLDDLLADKKKYETLRRSLYIDLEEELIDEDEFQSFRKSYQLKIKEIDQQIISRKKAYEDLGDILASKENWLTDLEKYKNIESIDRQTLALFVDRILVEEKDQEGRPRIAVFFNDMEKLDILKKIINGVKKSNTSNLISFNTMAIKNLSAQREGVAVNG is encoded by the coding sequence ATGAATAAAACTAAAGCTTATATGTATCTTCGCTTATCAAGAGATGATGGAGATGAAGGTGAAAGCAATTCTATTACAAATCAAAGGGAACTTATAAAAAGCTATGCTGATAAGGCAGGCTTTAAGATTGTCAAGGAATTTATTGACGATGGCTATACAGGTTCCAACTTTGATAGGCCAGATTTTAAAAGAATGCTTAATGACCTCGAAAAGAAAGATTGCAAAACTATTATTGTAAAAGACCTTTCAAGATTTGGAAGAGATTATATTGAGTCGGGGAAGTTTCTTCAGAAAACTTTTCCTCAAATGGGAGTCAGATTTATATCAGTTAATGATAACTATGATAGTGAAAATGCTGATGTAAGTGACACACATCTTATTCTTCCTATAAAAAACTTTATTAATGATAGTTATTGCAGAGATATATCTATGAAAGTAAAAAGTTCTCAAAAAACTAAAAGACAGAGAGGAGAATTCATAGGAGCATTTGCACCCTATGGATATAAGAAAAATAAGAAGCAAAAAAATCATCTTATAATTGATAGAAAAGTATCTCATATAATTAGGAAAATCTTTGAAATGAAAATTGAAGGTTATTCTTCAAAGGCTATAGCAGATGAACTCAATAAACTAGGAGTTCAAACTCCTGGGGCCTATAAAGAAAGCGAAGGTTCTAATTTTACAACAGGCTTTGCCACAAATAAAAGTAAATGGCAGGCCAAGATGATAAACAGAATTATTGAAAATAGAATTTATATAGGAGTCCTTGAGCAAGGGAAAAGGACAAAGCTAAATTATAAGTCTAATAAGGAGATTAAAGTTCTTGAAGAGGACTGGATTAAGGTGGAAGGAACTCATGAATCTATTGTTACGGAAACAATGTTCAATGTAGCAAATAAGATGATGGGAAGAGACATACTAAATAGGAAGTCAAAACCTGATTTTCTAACAGGTCTGCTTTATTGTGCAGATTGTGGAAATCAACTTATTAGAAGAAAGCAGAAAACAAAAGATAGTTATAGGAACTATTATATCTGTGGCTTATACAATAGAGGAAATGCTTGTTCAAGACACAGTATAAGAGAGGAAGATATTTTATCTTCATTAGATTTTATTCTTAAGCAACATATTAAGTACCAGGAAGAGTTATTTGCAAGAATCAGAGGAACTGATTTAAGCAAAACAGAATATGAGCTTGACTTAGATGATCTACTTGCTGATAAAAAGAAATATGAAACTCTTAGGAGGTCTCTTTACATTGATTTGGAAGAAGAGCTTATTGATGAAGATGAATTTCAATCCTTTAGAAAGAGCTATCAATTAAAAATAAAAGAGATAGATCAGCAAATTATAAGTAGGAAGAAAGCCTATGAAGATTTAGGAGATATACTTGCTTCTAAGGAAAACTGGCTTACTGACTTAGAGAAGTATAAAAATATTGAAAGCATAGATAGGCAAACACTTGCTTTATTTGTAGATAGAATTTTGGTAGAGGAAAAAGACCAAGAAGGTAGACCGAGAATAGCAGTATTTTTTAATGATATGGAGAAACTGGACATATTAAAGAAGATAATAAATGGAGTAAAGAAAAGTAATACTTCTAATCTTATTTCCTTTAATACCATGGCTATTAAGAACCTATCCGCTCAAAGAGAGGGGGTAGCAGTTAATGGCTAG
- a CDS encoding recombinase family protein, whose translation MARISRRNLIKTEEVKVISSFRAGIYTRLSQERTEEWRNKSSSIETQIEICQEYANKENMNLVKVYTDYEYSGTNFDRPGYIEMMDDVRSGLINCIIIRDLSRLGREHLEMGRLVDKVFPFLGVRFISVVDKIDTERGIDAKLSFEMLIKNIINDMYAKDIGYKVKTSKRLNAKQGFFIGSTPPFGYKVVEKDGGRKLEPDEVSMKIVERIFTRYAAGENTLKIAKELNEDNISTSSAYNKTGNISREPGELQWRKGTIANMLRQRVYTGCLVQGTKKNVPGRKSGHYRQKPKDEWIIVEDSHEAIIPNDLFLAAQEILDNNKKKDHFKITRHDLERDPVNKYRGIIFDGNTKLVLRRHCIKSRKKDAKFYYYKFTNEGNNGMILETPYISIMEDTIDELVIKKLRNVLSIDASGADCKDRIIDISKMKIEVVEKHRISLSIKISKLNSDLKKLYEAYSLGKIEKEDYLEERELNRKSLSLYEKDLSSFDLEILFIEAKAEEEIELFDYLSSYKDIKLDEEIIQKYIERIDVYDNETIKISLKGYLGRKEMESNE comes from the coding sequence ATGGCTAGAATATCTAGAAGAAATCTTATAAAGACAGAGGAAGTAAAAGTTATCAGTTCATTCAGGGCTGGAATTTATACTAGGCTCTCACAAGAGAGAACAGAGGAATGGAGGAATAAATCATCTTCCATAGAAACTCAAATAGAAATCTGTCAGGAATATGCCAATAAGGAAAACATGAATTTAGTCAAGGTTTATACAGATTATGAGTATTCTGGAACAAACTTTGATAGGCCTGGATATATTGAAATGATGGATGATGTGAGAAGTGGTCTTATAAATTGTATTATAATAAGAGACCTATCACGACTTGGTAGAGAGCATCTTGAAATGGGTAGGCTTGTAGACAAGGTATTTCCCTTTTTAGGAGTAAGATTTATTTCTGTAGTAGATAAGATTGATACAGAAAGAGGTATTGATGCAAAATTATCCTTTGAAATGCTAATAAAGAACATTATAAATGACATGTATGCAAAAGATATTGGTTATAAAGTTAAAACAAGCAAAAGGCTAAATGCCAAGCAAGGATTCTTTATAGGTTCAACTCCACCATTTGGTTATAAGGTAGTAGAAAAAGATGGTGGAAGAAAACTTGAGCCTGACGAAGTAAGCATGAAGATAGTAGAGAGGATTTTTACTAGGTATGCAGCTGGTGAAAATACACTAAAAATTGCTAAGGAGCTTAATGAAGACAATATTTCTACATCAAGTGCCTATAATAAAACAGGAAATATCTCACGTGAGCCAGGAGAGCTGCAATGGAGAAAAGGTACAATAGCCAATATGCTTAGGCAAAGAGTCTATACAGGTTGCCTTGTTCAAGGAACTAAGAAAAATGTTCCAGGGAGAAAGTCTGGCCACTATAGGCAAAAACCTAAAGATGAATGGATAATTGTAGAAGACTCCCATGAAGCTATAATTCCAAATGATTTATTTTTGGCAGCCCAGGAGATACTTGATAACAATAAAAAGAAAGACCACTTTAAAATAACAAGACACGATCTAGAAAGAGATCCAGTCAACAAGTATAGAGGTATAATTTTTGATGGAAATACTAAGCTAGTTTTAAGAAGACATTGCATTAAAAGCAGAAAGAAAGACGCTAAATTCTATTATTATAAGTTCACAAATGAAGGAAATAATGGAATGATACTTGAGACTCCCTATATTTCTATCATGGAAGATACTATAGATGAGCTAGTAATAAAAAAACTAAGAAATGTACTGAGTATTGATGCAAGTGGAGCAGATTGTAAAGATAGAATAATTGATATAAGCAAGATGAAGATTGAGGTGGTAGAAAAACATCGGATTTCCCTTTCAATTAAGATTTCTAAGCTTAATTCAGATTTAAAAAAGTTATATGAAGCCTATAGTTTAGGAAAGATTGAAAAGGAAGATTATCTAGAGGAAAGAGAATTAAATAGAAAGAGTTTAAGCCTCTATGAAAAAGACCTAAGTAGTTTTGACCTAGAAATCCTATTCATAGAAGCTAAGGCAGAAGAAGAGATAGAACTGTTTGACTATTTGTCTTCCTATAAAGATATCAAACTAGATGAAGAAATTATCCAAAAATACATTGAACGCATTGATGTATATGATAATGAAACTATAAAAATCAGCTTAAAAGGTTATCTAGGTCGGAAGGAGATGGAGTCAAATGAATAA
- a CDS encoding recombinase family protein produces the protein MNNVAIYMRISFSERDNLKYTEETINSQRNIIKHFIFNDQELKKANLQEFVDEGYSGSTTSRPGLDRLLAKVKEQKIDCIIVKDMSRFMRNYIEMGDYLENIFPFMGVRFIAINDGYDSDKEGHNGTELDIQFKNLLNDYYSRDISEKMTTALYTARKQGKYTTGTPPYGYLKDPKDKYKLIIDQVVSDNVRYIFQLIIEGHTLNETAKILNDEGVITARARRKQIKGYDSYSNRWFSTVEQTIWSHSMVRRIVRNEAYTGTFVFNKTSKSKLDGGKVTYHPKEEWEKIYNNHEAIISKETFDKASELLKSRHKNKFKGGTSKYNGSPIAPFVRCNKCGYKIRFLKSSNGKELIGINLYCYYCRMLDQEEKLPHYKDLEEDVFEILKNRFHTDKTEKERLLKEQKKLYDKNDELSKKKRIEFEKYKFGKISRENFIEIKDQLQESTEENNKRIEAIDKELKKSGSIESLTEDVVGKYIKTIYISGKGIEKIEYC, from the coding sequence ATGAATAATGTTGCCATTTACATGAGGATTTCTTTTTCTGAAAGAGATAATCTAAAATATACGGAAGAAACTATAAATTCTCAAAGAAATATTATTAAGCACTTCATCTTTAATGACCAAGAACTTAAAAAAGCAAACTTACAAGAGTTTGTTGATGAAGGTTATAGTGGAAGCACTACTTCAAGACCAGGGCTTGATAGACTTCTTGCAAAGGTTAAAGAACAGAAGATTGATTGTATTATAGTAAAGGATATGTCACGATTTATGAGGAATTATATTGAAATGGGTGATTATCTTGAAAATATCTTTCCATTTATGGGGGTAAGATTTATAGCAATAAATGATGGCTATGATAGTGATAAGGAAGGCCATAATGGTACAGAGCTAGATATTCAATTTAAAAATCTTCTTAATGATTATTATAGTAGAGATATTTCAGAAAAGATGACTACTGCCCTTTACACAGCTAGAAAACAAGGAAAATATACCACAGGAACACCACCATATGGATATCTAAAGGATCCTAAAGATAAATACAAGCTTATCATTGATCAAGTAGTTTCGGATAATGTTAGATATATATTTCAGCTTATCATTGAAGGACATACTTTAAATGAAACTGCAAAAATCCTTAATGATGAAGGTGTTATAACAGCTAGAGCAAGGAGAAAGCAGATTAAAGGGTATGATTCCTATTCTAATAGGTGGTTCTCAACTGTAGAGCAAACTATATGGTCTCATAGCATGGTTAGAAGGATTGTAAGAAATGAAGCCTATACTGGAACATTCGTATTTAACAAGACAAGTAAAAGCAAGCTTGATGGTGGTAAGGTTACCTATCATCCCAAGGAAGAATGGGAAAAGATTTATAATAATCATGAAGCTATTATAAGCAAAGAAACCTTTGATAAAGCAAGTGAACTATTAAAATCAAGACATAAGAATAAATTCAAAGGTGGGACAAGTAAATATAATGGTAGTCCTATTGCTCCTTTCGTAAGATGTAATAAGTGTGGATACAAAATCAGATTCCTTAAAAGTTCTAATGGCAAAGAATTAATAGGCATAAATCTTTACTGCTATTATTGTAGGATGCTAGACCAGGAAGAAAAACTACCTCATTATAAAGATTTAGAAGAAGATGTCTTTGAAATTCTTAAAAATAGATTCCATACAGACAAGACAGAAAAGGAAAGACTCTTAAAGGAACAGAAAAAACTCTATGATAAAAATGATGAACTTTCAAAGAAGAAGAGAATAGAATTTGAAAAGTATAAGTTTGGTAAGATTTCAAGAGAGAATTTTATAGAGATAAAAGACCAATTGCAGGAGTCTACTGAAGAGAATAATAAGCGTATAGAAGCTATTGATAAGGAACTTAAAAAAAGTGGAAGTATAGAAAGTCTTACTGAAGATGTGGTAGGCAAATATATTAAAACAATATACATTTCTGGCAAAGGTATAGAAAAAATAGAATATTGTTAG
- a CDS encoding AlbA family DNA-binding domain-containing protein, which produces MKKHFKDIFYEDFLESPTKDKFRELLKNNFGELDEFDFKETWINKGKLAKLVLAMGNSRGGVVIFGIKQKDDGTFEPRGLEKFKDDADINNDLARYVSPNLHYEIFNFEYKGSEYQAVENKKFQVLIVNDTPDRLPFISLNQTEGLEEDTVYVRRGTKSEKATSEDITRIIDDKIKTIYKDGSDLELNEHLSQLKQLYNELPQKIKVLIRKGEPTEFKKTMLNFAQKIGKIYMESEDEYEEKSNPNYPEESYEAFILRMIKQKKLKIEKVLDLK; this is translated from the coding sequence ATGAAGAAGCATTTTAAAGATATTTTCTATGAAGATTTCTTAGAAAGTCCTACAAAAGATAAATTTCGAGAATTATTAAAGAATAATTTTGGAGAGCTAGATGAATTTGACTTTAAAGAGACCTGGATAAATAAAGGGAAATTAGCTAAATTAGTTTTAGCTATGGGAAATTCTAGAGGTGGAGTGGTTATATTTGGTATAAAGCAAAAAGATGATGGCACTTTTGAACCAAGAGGGTTAGAAAAATTTAAAGATGATGCTGATATAAACAATGACCTTGCTAGGTATGTTTCACCCAATCTCCATTATGAAATTTTCAATTTTGAGTATAAAGGTTCTGAATATCAGGCTGTAGAAAATAAAAAGTTTCAGGTTTTAATTGTAAATGATACTCCAGATAGGTTGCCATTTATTTCTCTTAATCAAACAGAAGGATTAGAAGAAGATACCGTATATGTTCGTAGAGGTACTAAATCTGAAAAGGCAACTAGTGAAGATATTACAAGAATTATTGATGATAAAATAAAAACAATCTATAAGGATGGCTCGGACCTAGAATTAAATGAACATTTATCACAATTAAAGCAATTATATAATGAACTCCCCCAAAAAATAAAAGTTTTAATAAGAAAGGGAGAGCCAACAGAATTTAAAAAAACTATGCTAAATTTTGCACAAAAAATTGGAAAGATTTATATGGAATCTGAAGATGAATATGAGGAAAAAAGCAATCCAAACTATCCAGAAGAAAGTTATGAAGCTTTTATACTAAGAATGATTAAACAAAAGAAATTAAAAATTGAAAAAGTACTTGATCTAAAATAA
- a CDS encoding type I restriction-modification enzyme R subunit C-terminal domain-containing protein → MIGRGTRLCEDLFGPGLDKKKFLIFDYYYNFEFFEINKRGHEAGLQRSLTENLFNIKVDLIKALEDLDYQEDEFIEYRNELIDNISLLIKGINTDRFNARMRLHLIDRYSDKRAFESLEEIDVKNLKDEVSPLIISTDDDELAKRFDYLMYTIQYAYLEKKPYSKPKSRVKKTANDLEKKGSIGQVQKNKELIYEIQEEEFWEDADLFDYERVRKALRELIKLIDRERQGIYYTDFKDEVIGVREGSPIYDVNDLGTYKERVVSYFKKYRDDLPIYKLRNNEELTKEDIKYFERILFEELGDKDSYKKVYDDKPLLKLVASITGMDKGAANKEFSKFLTDEKLNSDQINFVNNIIDYIVKNGSIEKEVLQEFPFNKKGGVIKLFDNKLDLAREIISTIDKINSRLVV, encoded by the coding sequence ATGATTGGTAGGGGAACTAGGCTATGTGAAGATCTATTTGGACCAGGACTTGACAAGAAAAAATTCTTAATCTTTGACTACTACTATAACTTTGAGTTTTTTGAAATAAATAAGAGAGGTCATGAAGCTGGTCTTCAAAGATCCCTAACAGAAAACTTATTTAACATTAAGGTTGATTTGATAAAGGCTTTGGAAGATTTAGACTATCAGGAAGATGAATTTATAGAATACAGAAATGAGTTAATAGACAATATAAGTCTTTTAATTAAAGGAATAAATACTGATAGATTTAATGCAAGAATGAGGCTGCATCTAATAGATAGGTATTCAGATAAAAGAGCTTTTGAAAGTCTAGAGGAAATTGATGTAAAGAACCTTAAAGATGAAGTTTCACCTCTTATAATATCTACAGATGACGATGAATTAGCTAAGAGATTTGACTATTTAATGTACACTATACAATATGCCTATCTTGAGAAAAAACCATATTCTAAACCTAAGAGTAGGGTTAAAAAGACTGCCAATGATTTAGAGAAAAAGGGCTCTATAGGGCAAGTACAAAAAAATAAAGAGCTAATTTATGAGATACAGGAAGAAGAGTTTTGGGAAGATGCAGATCTCTTTGACTATGAAAGGGTTAGAAAGGCTTTAAGAGAACTTATAAAGCTAATAGATAGGGAAAGACAGGGAATTTACTATACAGATTTTAAGGACGAAGTAATAGGGGTTAGAGAGGGAAGTCCAATATATGATGTTAATGATTTAGGAACTTATAAAGAAAGAGTAGTATCCTATTTTAAGAAGTATAGGGATGATTTGCCTATTTATAAACTTAGAAATAATGAAGAACTCACCAAAGAAGATATTAAATATTTTGAAAGAATCCTCTTTGAAGAATTAGGGGATAAGGATTCCTATAAAAAAGTTTATGATGATAAACCTCTTTTGAAACTGGTTGCCAGTATTACAGGTATGGATAAGGGGGCAGCTAACAAAGAGTTTTCAAAATTCTTAACAGATGAAAAATTAAACTCAGATCAGATTAACTTTGTCAATAATATTATTGATTATATTGTTAAAAATGGATCTATTGAAAAAGAGGTTTTACAGGAATTCCCCTTCAATAAAAAAGGCGGGGTAATTAAATTATTTGATAACAAGCTAGACTTAGCTAGGGAAATTATTTCAACTATTGATAAAATCAATAGTAGGTTAGTGGTTTGA